The following coding sequences lie in one Cloacibacillus sp. genomic window:
- a CDS encoding LTA synthase family protein has translation MFLPPKDRPVFISGYLFTAVVAAAVWLKFISVDYAVADVLNWPTFGVLTMHALRHTARALAVSLPSLGAILCLLLPLMFFPPKRRAAALIVMDMLLSALVLTDRLFIRYYADIFIFHDLMLVPQTGLIAKSIWALLKPWDFLIFADLPLLVWLLRSGWLRVEFHRERRREALTLLALFLVSVAMQGASVWHLKRFRPNIINAMYDRLSVCAWVSTSTFHWWDFFSMTRKALEPHDVSPETADEIGSWFKAHRPRPHPGMRAKNLILVQCEALQYFVVDLEIGGLPVTPNLNRFKEECLYFPNTWSQVAAGNSSDAEFMANTGLFPAAFGAAYTLYADNDYNSLARAMRGKRGARAVVVQGTRSAFWNCHRMHPKLWFHRQYSQNTFPNDEVIGLGLSDEVIFSRALQVFKEMKTPFYGFIVTLSSHHPFDFAELPRGTLPLPPELRGTLIGNYLLSINYFDRQFGIFIDELRRSGLLDKSLVVVYGDHPAIPIAYREDMEKLLGKKIEEAVDWKATRRIPLFFRSPETAKKPRVDERNVGQMDILPTVSGLMKLDIGTVFGKDLLSKESGDPVIFRNGSYIVGDVYVEPAAGRAIKLDTGEHLDCSAYDGLTDEVERRLRYSDLILEKNLIEKIIGR, from the coding sequence ATGTTTCTTCCTCCTAAGGACCGGCCTGTTTTCATAAGCGGATATCTTTTCACGGCGGTTGTCGCCGCGGCGGTCTGGCTTAAGTTCATCTCGGTGGACTATGCCGTCGCCGATGTGCTCAACTGGCCCACCTTCGGCGTTCTGACGATGCACGCGCTGCGCCATACGGCGCGCGCGCTCGCCGTTTCGCTGCCCTCGCTGGGAGCCATCCTCTGCCTGTTGCTGCCGCTGATGTTCTTCCCGCCTAAGCGGCGCGCGGCGGCGCTCATCGTCATGGATATGCTGCTCTCGGCACTGGTGCTGACGGATCGGCTCTTTATCCGTTACTACGCGGACATCTTCATCTTTCATGATCTTATGCTGGTGCCTCAGACTGGGCTTATCGCAAAATCGATCTGGGCGCTGCTCAAGCCATGGGATTTTCTGATCTTTGCCGACCTCCCGCTTCTCGTCTGGCTGCTGCGCAGCGGCTGGCTCCGCGTGGAGTTCCATCGGGAACGGCGCCGGGAGGCGCTGACACTGCTCGCTCTCTTCCTGGTCTCGGTCGCGATGCAGGGGGCTTCTGTCTGGCATCTGAAAAGGTTCCGTCCCAACATTATCAACGCGATGTACGACCGCCTCTCCGTCTGCGCCTGGGTCAGCACCTCCACCTTTCACTGGTGGGACTTCTTTTCGATGACGCGCAAGGCGCTGGAGCCGCACGACGTTTCACCGGAGACGGCGGACGAGATCGGCAGCTGGTTTAAGGCGCACCGTCCAAGGCCGCACCCCGGTATGCGCGCGAAGAACCTCATCCTTGTGCAGTGCGAGGCGCTGCAATACTTTGTCGTAGACCTTGAGATTGGCGGCCTCCCCGTGACGCCGAATCTTAACCGCTTCAAAGAGGAGTGTCTCTATTTCCCCAACACCTGGAGCCAGGTGGCGGCGGGCAACAGCTCGGACGCGGAGTTTATGGCCAATACGGGACTTTTTCCCGCCGCCTTCGGCGCCGCCTATACGCTCTACGCGGATAACGACTATAATTCGCTGGCGCGCGCGATGCGCGGCAAAAGAGGAGCGAGGGCCGTCGTCGTGCAGGGTACGCGCAGCGCCTTCTGGAACTGCCACCGTATGCACCCGAAGCTCTGGTTTCACCGGCAGTACAGCCAAAATACCTTTCCCAACGACGAGGTGATCGGCCTCGGACTCAGCGATGAGGTGATATTTTCGCGCGCGCTTCAGGTCTTTAAGGAGATGAAAACCCCCTTCTACGGCTTTATCGTCACCCTCTCGAGCCACCACCCCTTTGATTTCGCGGAGCTGCCACGCGGGACGCTGCCGCTGCCTCCCGAGCTGCGGGGAACGCTCATCGGCAACTATCTCCTTTCGATAAATTACTTTGACCGGCAGTTTGGTATCTTCATCGACGAGCTGCGAAGGTCGGGGCTGCTCGACAAGAGCCTGGTCGTCGTCTACGGCGACCATCCCGCGATCCCGATCGCCTACCGGGAAGATATGGAAAAGCTGCTCGGCAAGAAGATAGAGGAGGCGGTAGACTGGAAGGCGACGCGCCGTATCCCGCTCTTCTTCCGCTCGCCGGAGACGGCGAAAAAACCGCGCGTCGACGAGAGAAATGTCGGGCAGATGGACATCCTGCCGACGGTCTCGGGGCTGATGAAGCTTGACATCGGCACCGTTTTCGGAAAGGATCTTTTAAGCAAAGAAAGCGGCGATCCGGTGATCTTCCGCAACGGCAGCTATATCGTGGGCGACGTCTATGTCGAACCGGCCGCAGGGCGCGCCATTAAGCTGGATACCGGTGAACATCTCGATTGTTCCGCCTATGACGGACTGACCGACGAGGTTGAACGGCGCCTCAGGTACAGCGACCTGATACTGGAAAAGAATCTGATCGAAAAAATTATCGGCAGATAG
- a CDS encoding class II aldolase/adducin family protein, translating into MTDLEIREDIINTARVMLQKGLVQGTGGNFSVRCARGFIVTPSGMDYTKLAPSDLPKLSPDGAVLEGERRPSIEKELHRSVYRARRDVGAVIHTHSVYASAAAAMRLPLPVLTDNQAVLFGGAVPVSEYAPIGTPELAYNTAKALAAGGGVLMANHGALCVGATLAEAALRCEMLEIFAKIFFLTKSCGGGVSLTAEDASREASDVAGRYGQR; encoded by the coding sequence ATGACTGATCTTGAAATAAGAGAGGATATCATCAATACGGCCCGCGTTATGCTGCAAAAGGGCCTCGTGCAGGGCACGGGGGGAAATTTCAGCGTCCGCTGCGCGCGGGGCTTTATCGTCACACCGAGCGGTATGGATTATACAAAGCTTGCCCCCAGCGACCTGCCGAAGCTGTCCCCTGACGGCGCGGTGTTGGAGGGAGAGCGGCGGCCCTCGATAGAGAAAGAGCTGCACCGCTCCGTATATCGCGCGCGCCGCGACGTCGGCGCCGTGATCCATACGCATTCCGTATACGCCTCCGCGGCGGCGGCGATGCGCCTGCCGCTTCCCGTGCTGACCGATAATCAGGCGGTTTTGTTCGGCGGGGCGGTCCCTGTCTCGGAATACGCGCCGATCGGCACACCGGAGCTCGCCTACAATACGGCGAAGGCGCTGGCGGCCGGGGGCGGCGTGCTGATGGCCAACCACGGGGCGCTCTGTGTCGGCGCCACGCTTGCGGAGGCCGCGCTGCGCTGCGAGATGCTTGAGATATTCGCGAAGATATTTTTCCTGACGAAAAGCTGCGGCGGAGGCGTATCTCTTACCGCCGAGGATGCCAGCCGCGAGGCCTCTGACGTAGCGGGGCGTTACGGGCAGCGCTGA
- a CDS encoding 4Fe-4S binding protein, producing MAKATVDQSVCVGCEACVGVCPTSAISMDGGKAHVDGDTCVECGACVATCPVSAISQ from the coding sequence ATGGCTAAAGCAACAGTTGATCAGTCAGTTTGCGTAGGCTGCGAGGCTTGCGTAGGCGTATGCCCCACATCAGCGATATCGATGGACGGCGGCAAGGCTCACGTCGACGGCGATACGTGCGTAGAGTGCGGTGCCTGCGTAGCGACCTGCCCGGTAAGCGCGATTTCCCAGTAA
- a CDS encoding MFS transporter: MTQFLGAFNDNLFKSALVILITFHLAELYDINAQIMITAVAGLFILPFFLFSSLAGQIADKYEKSFLIRIIKFVEIVLMCLTAAAFETMHLWWLVFLLFCMGTQSTFFGPLKFSILPQLLNDEELVAGNGLVNAGTNIAILTGTLCGGLFILSPLGRHYISAGVVGVAAAGYAASRFIPLAVPSSPELRIDRNLFRSTWEMLVYPLSNKDVFRSIIGISWFWFLGSVFLAQFPSFAKDTLGGDEQVSTLFLVIFSVGVGAGATLCNKLLKGRVSGKYLSYSLVGMSVFIGMLYMFSASAPAGAGLMSVWDFIRGPRALGIVFAMFMIALCGGLYSVPMYAMMQRMTPESHMARVIASLNIIDSLGMVLAAALTALMIAAGMSISGIFFAMAFINLLMLPLTLKLSRINYD; the protein is encoded by the coding sequence CTGACCCAGTTTCTCGGGGCCTTCAACGACAATCTATTTAAGAGCGCGCTCGTGATCCTCATCACCTTTCATCTCGCGGAGTTGTACGATATCAACGCGCAGATTATGATCACGGCGGTGGCGGGATTATTTATTCTGCCGTTTTTTCTCTTTTCCTCGCTTGCTGGGCAGATCGCCGACAAATATGAAAAGTCATTCCTCATCCGCATAATAAAGTTCGTGGAGATCGTCCTCATGTGTCTCACGGCGGCGGCATTCGAGACGATGCACCTCTGGTGGCTCGTCTTTCTGCTCTTCTGCATGGGGACGCAGTCCACCTTCTTCGGCCCGCTCAAGTTCAGCATCCTGCCCCAGCTTCTTAACGACGAGGAGCTGGTGGCCGGCAACGGCCTGGTGAACGCGGGGACCAATATCGCGATCCTGACTGGTACGCTATGCGGCGGCCTCTTCATCCTCTCGCCGCTCGGACGCCACTACATATCGGCTGGCGTCGTCGGCGTGGCGGCTGCCGGATATGCCGCGAGCCGCTTCATCCCGCTGGCCGTCCCCTCCTCTCCGGAACTCAGGATCGACCGCAACCTCTTCCGTTCCACCTGGGAGATGCTCGTCTATCCGCTCTCGAATAAAGACGTCTTTCGTTCGATAATCGGCATCAGCTGGTTCTGGTTTCTTGGCTCTGTCTTTCTCGCGCAGTTTCCCTCGTTTGCCAAAGACACGCTGGGGGGAGACGAGCAGGTCTCTACGCTCTTTCTCGTCATCTTCTCCGTCGGCGTTGGCGCGGGGGCGACATTATGCAACAAACTGCTTAAGGGGCGCGTTTCTGGGAAATATCTGTCTTACAGCCTCGTCGGGATGAGCGTATTTATCGGGATGCTCTATATGTTCAGCGCCTCCGCGCCCGCGGGAGCGGGGCTGATGTCTGTCTGGGATTTTATCCGCGGACCGCGGGCCTTAGGGATAGTCTTTGCTATGTTTATGATCGCCCTCTGCGGGGGGCTGTACAGCGTACCGATGTACGCGATGATGCAGCGGATGACGCCGGAATCCCATATGGCGCGCGTCATCGCCTCGCTGAACATCATCGATTCGCTGGGAATGGTGCTGGCCGCGGCGCTTACGGCGCTGATGATCGCCGCCGGCATGTCTATATCGGGAATATTTTTTGCAATGGCCTTTATCAACTTGCTGATGCTGCCGCTGACATTAAAATTATCGAGGATAAATTATGACTGA
- a CDS encoding glycosyltransferase family 2 protein, with translation MDKTELFYWLIWWGWWLIQFILYTLLGALMCDGVYQIIVSLRGFWNQKKMPQAKRYRRFAVLVPAHNEAMVIVPLLESLAGQNYPKNCYKVYASCDNCTDNTAELVRENGAVALERFDDEHNGKTWNVRWALTKIPFEEYDALAMFDADNLADRNFLMSMNNYMELHPEAEAIQGVLDVKNPDDNWLTRSYALAYWFTNRFWQLARGLWGLSCTLGGTGLVIRTATLERIGWNLQSLTEDLEMSTRLILSGSRVHWNDAAVIYDEKPQDIAISKRQRTRWMQGHYWVFWNYGWDSLKAFFVTRKLQYLDLFLYLLAPAKSCLGIIIMIAGMAFTLVNNMVLYPSSDIPQSMLEWTLFFGLPVFSIIAFCLLCAIAGPSMHEKKFTLRYVKDTFAYFWFGLTWIPILFKAAFLAKDQGKWVKTEHTRGISLDDVKTKS, from the coding sequence GTGGATAAGACGGAACTTTTCTATTGGCTGATATGGTGGGGCTGGTGGCTGATCCAGTTCATCCTCTATACATTGCTCGGCGCGCTGATGTGTGACGGTGTTTATCAGATAATCGTCAGCCTGCGCGGCTTCTGGAACCAGAAAAAGATGCCCCAGGCCAAGCGCTACCGCCGTTTCGCGGTGCTGGTGCCCGCGCATAACGAGGCGATGGTCATCGTGCCGCTCCTTGAGAGCCTCGCGGGACAGAATTATCCTAAGAACTGTTATAAGGTCTACGCCTCCTGCGACAACTGCACCGACAATACGGCGGAGCTGGTGCGCGAGAACGGTGCCGTGGCGCTGGAACGCTTCGACGACGAGCACAACGGCAAGACCTGGAACGTCCGCTGGGCGCTGACGAAGATCCCCTTCGAGGAATATGACGCGCTCGCGATGTTCGACGCCGACAACCTCGCCGACCGGAACTTCCTGATGTCGATGAACAATTACATGGAGCTCCACCCGGAGGCCGAGGCCATCCAGGGGGTACTAGATGTCAAGAATCCGGACGACAACTGGCTGACGCGCTCCTACGCGCTCGCCTATTGGTTTACGAACCGCTTCTGGCAGCTCGCGCGCGGCCTTTGGGGGCTCTCCTGCACGCTCGGCGGCACGGGGCTCGTCATCCGCACCGCGACGCTTGAACGGATCGGCTGGAACCTCCAGAGCCTCACGGAAGATCTTGAAATGTCGACGCGCCTCATTCTATCCGGCAGCCGCGTCCACTGGAACGACGCCGCGGTGATCTACGACGAAAAGCCGCAGGACATCGCCATCTCCAAGCGCCAGCGCACGCGCTGGATGCAGGGTCATTACTGGGTGTTCTGGAATTATGGATGGGACTCGCTCAAGGCCTTCTTCGTGACGCGTAAGCTGCAGTATCTCGACCTCTTTCTCTATCTGCTCGCGCCCGCGAAGTCCTGCCTGGGGATCATCATTATGATCGCGGGCATGGCCTTTACCCTGGTGAACAATATGGTGCTCTATCCATCATCGGACATCCCGCAGTCGATGCTTGAGTGGACGCTCTTCTTCGGCCTGCCGGTCTTTTCGATCATCGCCTTCTGCCTGCTCTGCGCCATCGCGGGACCCTCGATGCACGAAAAGAAATTCACTCTGCGCTACGTGAAGGACACCTTCGCCTATTTCTGGTTCGGCCTTACCTGGATACCGATCCTCTTTAAGGCGGCCTTTCTCGCCAAGGACCAGGGCAAGTGGGTGAAGACGGAACACACGCGCGGCATCTCGCTGGACGATGTAAAGACAAAAAGCTAA
- a CDS encoding LTA synthase family protein, whose protein sequence is MNLLLSSRAVYRVAGRDYRELIFFSFMAVALFFKFYFLEYEVSRLVVRVPLSVAASAAIVAMFVLFVSLFWRRGRFALALLLDFLLTALVITDILHMRYYSDLFTFHNLGLSTQVGEVSESVFALFSVRDLLYFIDIPLLFGYFRIFRRISVHPFFHKITLRRCFWTLLLFAAAAAVLSFHIRTYNKKVPGVLRSMWDRPSVCNNVGALTYHAVDSWNTLTDRAARPKLSASELEEVRDWFGENLARQRRPQGVFGAAKGKNLIVIQVESLQSFVIGLKVGGREVTPNLNAFAKEASLASNVYNQTGSGNSSDAEFLANAALYPAASGVAYTRFAGNHYEAFPKTLRDNGYRVFAMHGDRPGFWNRGHMYPALGFEKFISKKDYVNDESIGMGLSDKSFFRQSLEMLTQERQPFYSFMVTLTSHYPYNFPRLMEQADFDAGEYKGTVVGSYLAAIHYLDREFGVFIKGLKRSGLYDRSVIALYGDHNAIPRWDSTTLSKLLGTDFTKDHNWRYVQRVPLMINVPGVKRLVWNRKMALGLVNLPRSLALLLGIDFNSGLGTDIFDDSEAPVIFRNGSYVVGEIFVEPAKKSAVNVKSGESRDYAAYAGMTEKVRKILDVSDKILEYDLMPELYRK, encoded by the coding sequence ATGAATCTTCTCTTGAGTTCCCGGGCAGTCTACCGGGTGGCGGGGCGTGACTACCGCGAGCTGATCTTCTTCTCCTTTATGGCCGTCGCTCTCTTTTTCAAGTTCTATTTTCTTGAGTACGAAGTCTCGCGGCTCGTTGTGCGTGTGCCGCTCTCCGTCGCCGCTTCGGCGGCGATCGTAGCGATGTTCGTCCTCTTCGTTTCGCTCTTCTGGCGCCGGGGGCGGTTTGCGCTCGCGCTGCTGCTGGACTTTCTGCTGACGGCGCTGGTGATAACGGATATTCTCCATATGCGCTATTATTCCGATCTCTTCACCTTCCATAATCTGGGGCTCTCGACCCAGGTCGGCGAGGTCTCGGAGTCTGTCTTTGCCCTCTTTTCAGTGAGGGATCTGCTCTATTTTATCGACATCCCGCTGTTGTTCGGCTATTTCAGGATATTCCGCCGCATCTCGGTGCATCCCTTTTTTCATAAGATCACCCTCCGGCGCTGTTTCTGGACGCTGCTGCTCTTTGCCGCTGCAGCCGCTGTGCTCTCCTTTCATATAAGGACCTATAATAAAAAGGTTCCCGGCGTGCTGCGTTCGATGTGGGACCGTCCCTCGGTCTGCAATAATGTCGGCGCGCTGACCTATCACGCGGTTGACAGCTGGAATACGCTGACCGACCGGGCTGCGCGCCCTAAATTGTCGGCCTCCGAGCTGGAGGAGGTCAGGGACTGGTTTGGCGAAAATCTCGCGAGACAGCGCCGTCCGCAGGGGGTATTCGGCGCCGCTAAGGGCAAGAATCTCATCGTCATACAGGTGGAATCGCTCCAGAGCTTCGTCATCGGCCTAAAGGTCGGCGGGCGCGAGGTGACGCCGAACCTCAACGCCTTTGCGAAGGAGGCTTCGCTGGCCTCCAACGTCTACAATCAGACCGGTTCAGGCAACAGCTCTGACGCGGAGTTTCTCGCGAACGCCGCGCTCTATCCGGCGGCCTCCGGCGTCGCCTATACCCGTTTTGCCGGCAATCATTACGAGGCGTTTCCCAAGACGCTGCGGGACAACGGCTACCGCGTATTCGCGATGCACGGCGACCGCCCGGGCTTCTGGAACCGGGGGCACATGTATCCCGCGCTCGGTTTTGAGAAATTTATCAGCAAGAAGGATTATGTAAACGACGAGTCTATCGGTATGGGGCTCAGTGATAAGAGCTTCTTCCGCCAGTCGCTGGAGATGCTCACTCAGGAGCGGCAGCCCTTCTATTCCTTTATGGTGACGCTCACAAGCCATTACCCCTATAATTTCCCCAGGCTGATGGAACAGGCCGATTTCGATGCCGGAGAGTACAAAGGTACGGTGGTAGGCAGCTACCTCGCGGCCATCCACTATCTTGACCGGGAGTTCGGCGTCTTTATCAAGGGACTTAAAAGATCCGGCCTCTATGACAGGAGCGTCATCGCGCTCTACGGCGACCACAACGCCATCCCCCGCTGGGATTCCACGACGCTCTCGAAGCTGCTGGGGACAGACTTCACAAAGGACCATAACTGGCGCTATGTGCAGCGCGTGCCTCTGATGATAAATGTTCCCGGCGTAAAGAGGCTCGTCTGGAACCGGAAGATGGCCTTGGGGCTTGTCAATCTTCCGCGCTCGCTGGCGCTGCTGCTGGGGATTGATTTCAACAGCGGTCTGGGAACCGACATCTTCGACGATTCGGAGGCCCCGGTGATCTTCCGCAACGGTTCTTATGTGGTTGGAGAGATATTCGTCGAGCCCGCGAAGAAGAGCGCCGTCAACGTGAAGAGTGGAGAGTCCCGGGACTACGCGGCATATGCCGGGATGACGGAAAAGGTCAGAAAGATACTCGACGTCAGTGATAAGATATTGGAATATGATCTGATGCCCGAACTCTATCGTAAATAG